The Lemur catta isolate mLemCat1 chromosome X, mLemCat1.pri, whole genome shotgun sequence genome has a window encoding:
- the LOC123628886 gene encoding 60S ribosomal protein L21-like → MMNTKGKRRGTRYMFSRPFRKHGVVPLATYMRIYNKGDIVDIKGMGTVQKGMPHKCYHGKTGRVYNVTQHAVGIVVNKPVKGKILAKRINVHTEHIKHSKSPDSFLKRVKENDQKKKEAKEKGTWVQLKRQPVPPREAHFVRTNGKELELLEPIPYEFMA, encoded by the coding sequence ATGATgaacacaaagggaaagaggagaggtaCCCGATACATGTTCTCTAGGCCTTTTAGAAAACATGGAGTTGTTCCTTTGGCCACATACATGCGAATCTACAACAAAGGTGATATTGTAGACATCAAGGGAATGGGTACTGTTCAAAAAGGCATGCCCCACAAATGTTACCACGGTAAAACTGGAAGAGTCTACAATGTTACCCAGCATGCTGTTGGAATTGTTGTAAACAAACCAGTTAAGGGCAAGATTCTTGCCAAGAGGATTAATGTGCATACTGAGCACATTAAGCACTCTAAGAGCCCAGATAGCTTCCTGAAACGtgtgaaggaaaatgatcagaaaaagaaggaagccaaagagaaaggaacCTGGGTTCAATTGAAGCGCCAGCCTGTTCCACCCAGAGAAGCACACTTTGTGAGAACCAATGGAAAGGAGCTCGAGCTGCTGGAACCTATTCCCTATGAATTCATGGCATAA